Within the Pseudomonadota bacterium genome, the region ATTGAAATGAATAATAATCAGTTTCCCAAGGGGATAGACACTCAATGGGGATGGCCAGACATAAGCTCTCTTGCAGAAAACTTCTCGTTCTCTATAACCCTTAGAATGTTCAACGGAACAGCCTTTAAAGTTCGAGTAAGGACTGAGGGGCTGATGTCGTTTGACAATCATCAAGTAGTACGGCATGCCAGTTTGATAGGGCCGGACAACATCGAATGGATCCCACGCTGGTCGCCTGTTACGTTTACTTTGGTGCAGCGGTTATCGCCTGAGGACGCAAAACACCTTAGGACATTGCTTGACAATGGCGAGACGGTAAACTTTTTCTACAATACTTTTAAAATCCTTGTTACCGCTATGGGGTCTGGTGGCGATAAGAGTTCGGCACTAACAGAAAACCTACCGTTCAACGAGCAGGGCTTGACCATTAGTAACGGTCTAGTAGTCGGGCAGATACAGCTGCGAACAGGAACTACTTAACAATGGCTATTGGCAAGTATTTAAGCCTTCCCGAGGCGCAACGAAAGAAGCTTCTTGATCGCTTCGCTAAGCAACATCCGTCAACTGGAGATGAAACCAAGTTTGATCGTTTGTTGGACGCGATGGCTAAAAAGCCAGAATCAGATGATCAAACATCTGATTCGTCACATCGCGACGAAGATTGAAACGAAACTCGAACTCACCTAGGTATTTCGTCATGTGCTTCTCGGATATTGACTTATGGGTGCCGCGCACACTGTTTTTGAAGTGCGACCAGAAGCCCTCAACTGTGTTGACGTGCGTGTCTCCGCGTGCCCACTCTTCCGCCCCATGATTTACGGTATTGTGAATATACCCTTTCTTAGACAAACCGATATAGGCGCCAAACTCGTCGGTGCTAAGCACTGTGTCGGCTTGAACGTTCATCTCAACAAACGGATGAATGGTGTTACGTTTGGTGTCCGGCACAACCTTAGTCATGATATCTCCGTCACGCTCAACCATGCCCAACACAACTGTTTTGCCAGCCGCGCCGCGACCGCGTTTACCGGGGTATTTCCCCCCAACATAAGTTTCGTCGATTTCAACATGGCCCGACAATTCATCATCACCGTCTATCTTGGCTATGTACTTACGGATCTCATGTCCCATGCGCCACGCAGTTTTATACGTCACACCAAGCTGGCGTTGCAGTTCTTTCGCTGCTACACCATGCCGTGTTGTGGTGAACATGTACATCGCATAAAACCAAAGTTGGAGCGGGGTTCTCGATCTCTCAAACGGAGTGCCGGCCATTGGGTGAATGTGATGGCCACACCATGCACACTGATAGGCCGGCATATTGTGAATGCGGGTAAACCGTCCATGCTTGCCGCATTTTGGGCAGTCCAACGATTCTCCATAGCGAAGATTCATCAGGTGATTAAGGCAGGCCGTATTATCAGGGAAACGCTTAAAGAAGTCTTGAACAGTAAAGGTCTTGGTCATGGCTATCTCCTATGGGAGAGATAATAACCGAGTCGGTTACATGTGTCAAGGGGATACATACCAAATATTTTACAAAATTGCGCATTACCCCCTATCTTTGCGGTGCAAGCCGATCGATAATTTATACAGTTGAATATCACCGGTATCGAGTAGCGAGCCCACAGCCCAACCCCATCGCGTAGCCCAGGCATGCCCCGGGAGACGCAAAGCGTGTTAGACCGGCGGTCGAGTCCCTTCCTTCCAACACCCGAGATCAAAACAACGCGAACGCTGTCGATAACGGCCAGCGCAACCATTTAAGTGGATCGAGCATGAGGGGAACAGCCTTACCGCCATCCATGAGCGATCGAAGCTCGATCCGCTCGGTAGGCGCGTCGACGCGCGGCCGGGGACGCAGGCTGGTGTTGGCAACCGCCGTCTGCCTCGGAATGATGCTGCCGGTCCAGGCTGACTACGAGGCCGGGGTGAATGCCTATTACCGCCAAGACTACGAAACGGCGTTGCGCGAGTTCAAGACGGTTGCGGCGGCGGGTGACCAAAACGCGCAATACAATGTCGGCCTCATGTATTTGAAGGGACAAGGCGTGCCCGAAGATCCCCAGGAAGCTTCGCGCTGGTTCCAGCGCGCCGCCATGCAAGGGCAGGTGGAAGCGCAAAGCTTCCTCGGCGCTCTCCACGCCGACGGTCA harbors:
- a CDS encoding IS1595 family transposase — encoded protein: MTKTFTVQDFFKRFPDNTACLNHLMNLRYGESLDCPKCGKHGRFTRIHNMPAYQCAWCGHHIHPMAGTPFERSRTPLQLWFYAMYMFTTTRHGVAAKELQRQLGVTYKTAWRMGHEIRKYIAKIDGDDELSGHVEIDETYVGGKYPGKRGRGAAGKTVVLGMVERDGDIMTKVVPDTKRNTIHPFVEMNVQADTVLSTDEFGAYIGLSKKGYIHNTVNHGAEEWARGDTHVNTVEGFWSHFKNSVRGTHKSISEKHMTKYLGEFEFRFNLRRDVTNQMFDHLILAF
- a CDS encoding sel1 repeat family protein, translated to MSDRSSIRSVGASTRGRGRRLVLATAVCLGMMLPVQADYEAGVNAYYRQDYETALREFKTVAAAGDQNAQYNVGLMYLKGQGVPEDPQEASRWFQRAAMQGQVEAQSFLGALHADGQGVPQNYALAAHWLTRAADAGHPAAQNFLGQLYFDGLGVARDYVHAYVWFSLAEASGYRESQAWREKAETRMSAAQLEQAIRRVEERLPHWAQRTQGLEQP